A stretch of the Candidatus Thermoplasmatota archaeon genome encodes the following:
- the hemG gene encoding protoporphyrinogen oxidase → MTRRIVVVGAGLTGLAVAQGLAEAGLDVEVVEAAARAGGAIATARDRGYLVESGPHAYLDRPAIARLVESAGLARERREVRDGLAFMLARRGTLLAVPSTPAGLLASPILPLAAKARAIRAAKAARWSGGEESLRAWATRTFGEAVAPIADAAAVALFAGDAERLSVDHAFPPLRDLGRRGGDPLAYFASLRREARFVSLERGLGSLVEALAAITRVSLGEEVLALEKKQEVFSIATTKSTRKADGVVLAIPPGRAAAVLGAAWTPPREASIAVVALGYDAGDARRVQGHGYVASPSEGRFALGATFDSHLLPGRAPASRVLVRAFVGGVRHPGRARLDDATLRDEVHRDLASLGLVAGEPRFSRVVRPPPVPQIEIGHGALLAAARAAEARMPGLVVTGTGWRTLTPDGLAAEAEAATARVLAQA, encoded by the coding sequence GTGACGCGGCGCATCGTCGTGGTCGGAGCGGGTCTCACGGGTCTCGCCGTCGCGCAGGGTCTTGCGGAGGCCGGTCTCGACGTCGAGGTCGTCGAGGCGGCCGCGCGCGCGGGCGGCGCGATCGCGACGGCGCGCGACCGCGGCTATCTCGTCGAATCGGGGCCGCACGCCTACCTCGACCGACCCGCCATCGCGCGGCTCGTCGAATCCGCGGGCCTCGCGCGCGAGCGGCGCGAGGTCCGGGACGGGCTCGCATTCATGCTTGCGCGGCGTGGCACGTTGCTCGCCGTCCCCTCGACGCCCGCGGGGCTCCTGGCCTCGCCGATCCTGCCGCTTGCCGCGAAGGCCCGCGCGATCCGCGCCGCGAAGGCTGCGCGCTGGTCCGGAGGCGAGGAATCCCTGAGGGCCTGGGCGACGCGCACGTTCGGGGAAGCGGTGGCGCCGATCGCGGATGCGGCCGCGGTCGCCCTCTTCGCGGGCGACGCCGAGCGCCTCTCGGTCGACCACGCCTTCCCCCCGCTCAGGGATCTCGGCCGTCGCGGCGGGGATCCGCTCGCCTATTTCGCGTCGCTCAGGAGGGAAGCGCGGTTCGTCTCGCTCGAGCGCGGCCTCGGCTCGCTCGTCGAGGCGCTCGCGGCCATCACGCGGGTCTCGCTCGGCGAGGAGGTTCTCGCCCTCGAGAAAAAGCAGGAGGTCTTCTCGATCGCGACGACGAAGTCCACGCGGAAAGCGGACGGCGTGGTGCTCGCGATCCCGCCCGGGCGCGCCGCCGCCGTGCTCGGCGCCGCGTGGACGCCGCCGCGCGAGGCCTCGATCGCGGTGGTGGCGCTCGGCTACGACGCCGGCGATGCGCGACGGGTCCAGGGCCATGGCTACGTCGCGTCCCCTTCCGAGGGACGGTTCGCGCTCGGCGCCACGTTCGACTCGCATCTCCTTCCCGGCCGGGCCCCCGCGTCGCGGGTCCTCGTCCGCGCGTTCGTCGGAGGCGTGCGCCATCCGGGTCGCGCGCGCCTCGATGACGCGACGCTTCGCGACGAGGTGCACCGCGACCTCGCCTCGCTCGGCCTCGTCGCGGGAGAGCCCCGCTTCTCGCGCGTCGTGAGGCCGCCGCCGGTTCCGCAGATCGAGATCGGCCACGGCGCGCTCCTTGCGGCCGCGCGGGCCGCGGAGGCCCGGATGCCGGGGCTCGTCGTCACGGGGACGGGTTGGCGGACCCTGACGCCCGACGGTCTCGCCGCCGAGGCCGAGGCTGCGACCGCCCGGGTCCTCGCCCAAGCCTGA